Proteins encoded together in one Mycobacterium noviomagense window:
- the pdxT gene encoding pyridoxal 5'-phosphate synthase glutaminase subunit PdxT: MSSPRVGVLALQGDTREHLAALREAGVDAIPVRRRDELESVDGLVIPGGESTTMSHLLRDLDLLEPLRARLADGLPAYGACAGMILLASEILDAGAGGREAVPLCAIDMTVRRNAFGRQVDSFEGDLQFVGLDDPVHAVFIRAPWVERTGADVQVLAEAAGHTVAVRQGPMLATAFHPEMTGDCRIHRMFVDIVKGQV; encoded by the coding sequence GTGAGCTCGCCGCGGGTCGGCGTCCTGGCGCTGCAGGGGGATACCAGGGAACACCTTGCGGCGCTGCGTGAGGCGGGCGTCGATGCGATACCGGTGCGTCGTCGCGACGAGCTGGAGTCGGTGGACGGGCTCGTCATCCCCGGTGGGGAGTCCACCACGATGAGCCACCTACTGCGTGACCTGGACCTGCTGGAGCCCTTGCGGGCCCGGTTGGCCGACGGGTTGCCGGCGTACGGGGCTTGCGCGGGGATGATCCTGCTGGCCAGCGAGATTCTCGACGCGGGCGCAGGTGGCCGGGAAGCAGTTCCGTTGTGTGCCATCGATATGACGGTGCGCCGCAACGCTTTTGGTCGTCAGGTCGACTCGTTTGAAGGCGATCTGCAGTTCGTGGGTCTCGACGACCCCGTGCACGCGGTGTTCATCCGCGCGCCGTGGGTGGAGCGGACCGGTGCCGACGTGCAGGTGCTGGCGGAGGCCGCCGGTCATACCGTCGCGGTGCGCCAAGGCCCGATGCTGGCCACCGCGTTTCACCCGGAGATGACCGGCGATTGCCGCATCCACCGGATGTTCGTCGACATCGTCAAGGGACAGGTCTGA
- the pdxS gene encoding pyridoxal 5'-phosphate synthase lyase subunit PdxS encodes MDTAGSSNGRGQTGTARVKRGMAEMLKGGVIMDVVTPEQARIAEGAGAVAVMALERVPADIRAQGGVSRMSDPDMIESIMAAVTIPVMAKARIGHFVEAQILQSLGVDYVDESEVLTPADYTHHIDKWKFTVPFVCGATNLGEALRRITEGAAMIRSKGEAGTGDVSNATTHMRAITGEIRRLGSLSDDELYTAAKELQAPYDLVVEVARAGKLPVTLFTAGGIATPADAAMMMQLGAEGVFVGSGIFKSGDPAQRAAAIVKATTFYDDPDVLARVSRGLGEPMVGINVEEIAAPHRLAERGW; translated from the coding sequence GTGGATACCGCCGGTTCGTCGAACGGCCGCGGGCAGACCGGAACGGCGCGGGTCAAGCGCGGTATGGCCGAGATGCTCAAGGGCGGCGTCATCATGGACGTCGTCACCCCCGAGCAGGCCCGCATCGCCGAAGGCGCCGGCGCCGTGGCGGTGATGGCGCTGGAACGGGTTCCCGCCGACATCCGCGCCCAAGGCGGCGTATCGCGGATGAGCGACCCCGACATGATCGAAAGCATCATGGCCGCGGTCACCATCCCGGTGATGGCCAAAGCCCGCATCGGCCACTTCGTCGAGGCCCAGATTCTGCAGAGCCTGGGTGTGGACTACGTCGACGAATCCGAGGTGCTCACCCCCGCCGACTACACCCACCACATCGACAAGTGGAAGTTCACCGTCCCGTTCGTCTGCGGCGCGACCAACCTCGGCGAAGCGCTGCGGCGTATCACCGAGGGCGCGGCGATGATCCGCTCCAAAGGCGAAGCCGGCACCGGCGACGTCTCCAACGCGACCACGCACATGCGGGCGATCACCGGCGAGATTCGGCGGTTGGGCTCGCTGTCCGACGACGAGTTGTACACCGCCGCAAAGGAATTGCAAGCCCCTTATGACCTCGTGGTGGAGGTGGCCCGCGCAGGCAAACTCCCCGTCACACTGTTCACCGCGGGCGGCATCGCCACCCCCGCCGACGCGGCGATGATGATGCAACTCGGCGCCGAGGGGGTGTTCGTGGGTTCGGGCATCTTCAAATCCGGCGATCCCGCGCAGCGCGCCGCGGCCATCGTCAAAGCGACCACGTTCTACGACGATCCTGACGTGTTGGCCCGGGTGTCGCGGGGGCTCGGCGAGCCGATGGTCGGCATCAACGTGGAAGAGATCGCCGCGCCGCATCGCCTGGCCGAACGCGGCTGGTAA
- a CDS encoding NUDIX hydrolase, whose translation MVWLAVAIAVLVAVLVLFAGWVYQTANRLDRLHVRYDLSWQALDAALARRAVVARAIAVDAYGGAAEGKRLAALADAAERAPRHAREACENELSAALAMVDPATLPSALVAELADAEARVLLARRFHNDAVRDTLALRERAMVRLLRLGGTAPLPTYFEIAERSHPIGHAAYGVSSQRTSARVVLLDEDGAVLLLCGSDPAITDGSAPRWWFTVGGQVRPGEQLAQAAARELAEETGLRADPAEMIGPIWRRDAVFDFNGSVIDSQEFFFVYRTRRFEPAIASRTELERRYIHCARWCSAADIAELAGAGETVYPLQLSELLADANALADRRAAQPRPALQSIR comes from the coding sequence ATGGTCTGGCTCGCTGTGGCGATCGCCGTGCTGGTCGCGGTGCTGGTGCTGTTCGCGGGGTGGGTGTACCAGACGGCCAACCGGCTCGACCGCTTGCACGTGCGCTATGACCTGTCCTGGCAGGCGCTGGATGCGGCGTTGGCCCGCCGCGCGGTGGTGGCCCGCGCGATCGCGGTCGACGCGTACGGCGGTGCGGCCGAAGGTAAGCGGTTGGCGGCGCTGGCCGATGCCGCCGAACGTGCGCCCCGGCATGCACGGGAGGCGTGCGAAAACGAGCTCTCGGCCGCGCTGGCGATGGTCGACCCGGCCACACTGCCGTCTGCGCTGGTCGCCGAGCTCGCCGACGCGGAAGCGCGGGTGCTGTTGGCCCGCCGCTTCCACAACGACGCTGTCCGGGACACGTTGGCGTTGCGTGAGCGGGCCATGGTCCGGCTGCTGCGACTGGGTGGAACTGCGCCGCTGCCAACGTATTTCGAAATCGCCGAGCGCTCCCACCCGATCGGTCATGCCGCCTATGGCGTGTCCAGCCAGCGCACGTCGGCGCGGGTCGTCTTGCTCGACGAGGACGGCGCGGTGTTGCTGTTATGCGGATCAGACCCGGCGATCACCGACGGCAGCGCGCCGAGGTGGTGGTTCACCGTGGGCGGCCAGGTGCGGCCGGGCGAGCAGTTGGCGCAGGCCGCCGCACGGGAACTGGCCGAGGAGACTGGGCTGCGGGCAGACCCGGCCGAGATGATCGGACCGATCTGGCGGCGCGACGCGGTGTTCGACTTCAACGGCTCGGTGATCGACAGCCAGGAGTTCTTCTTCGTCTACCGCACCCGCCGATTCGAGCCCGCCATCGCCAGCCGGACCGAATTAGAGCGGCGCTACATCCATTGTGCGCGCTGGTGTAGCGCCGCGGATATCGCCGAGCTGGCCGGTGCCGGTGAGACCGTCTACCCGCTGCAGCTCTCCGAGCTGTTGGCCGATGCCAACGCGCTGGCCGACCGCCGGGCAGCGCAACCGCGGCCTGCGCTGCAGTCCATTCGCTGA
- the tesB gene encoding acyl-CoA thioesterase II: MSIEQILDLEQLEVNIYRGSVFSPESGNWQRTFGGHVAGQSLVSAVRTVDSRYLVHSLHGYFLRPGDAKAHTVFLVERIRDGGSFCTRRVNAIQHGETIFSMSASFQTDQSGIEHQDVMPSAPPPDDLPGLRSMKVFDDAGFRQFDEWDVRIVPQDKLERLPGLASQQQVWFRHRDPLPDDPVLHICALAYMSDLTLLGSAQVIHFEERAHLQVASLDHAMWFMRAFRADEWLLYDQSSPSACGGRSLTQGKIFNQYGEMVAAVMQEGLTRYKRDFSSP; this comes from the coding sequence GTGTCGATCGAGCAGATCCTCGATCTCGAGCAACTCGAGGTCAACATCTATCGCGGCAGCGTGTTCAGCCCCGAATCGGGCAACTGGCAGCGCACCTTCGGCGGGCATGTCGCCGGCCAGTCGCTGGTGTCGGCCGTGCGCACCGTCGATTCGCGCTACCTCGTGCACTCCCTGCACGGTTACTTCCTGCGGCCCGGAGATGCCAAGGCGCACACGGTTTTTCTCGTCGAACGCATTCGTGACGGCGGCTCGTTTTGCACCCGGCGGGTCAATGCGATTCAGCATGGGGAAACCATCTTTTCCATGTCGGCGTCGTTTCAGACCGATCAGAGTGGCATCGAGCATCAGGACGTGATGCCGTCGGCGCCGCCACCGGACGACCTGCCCGGGCTGCGGTCGATGAAAGTGTTCGACGACGCCGGCTTTCGCCAGTTCGACGAGTGGGACGTGCGGATCGTGCCGCAGGACAAGCTGGAACGCCTACCGGGACTGGCCTCCCAGCAGCAGGTGTGGTTTCGGCACCGCGATCCGCTGCCCGACGACCCGGTGCTGCACATCTGCGCGCTGGCCTATATGAGTGATCTCACACTGCTCGGATCGGCTCAGGTGATCCACTTCGAAGAGCGGGCGCATCTGCAGGTTGCCTCGCTGGACCACGCGATGTGGTTCATGCGGGCGTTCCGGGCCGACGAATGGCTGCTATATGACCAGTCCTCGCCGTCGGCGTGCGGCGGGCGGTCGCTGACGCAGGGCAAGATCTTCAACCAGTACGGCGAGATGGTCGCGGCGGTGATGCAGGAGGGCTTGACCCGCTACAAGCGCGACTTTTCTTCGCCGTGA